The following DNA comes from Acidobacteriota bacterium.
GCTGGAGAGATGCGGGGGGCGCCGCATGGTCGCGGCGACGACGAACCAGACGAGCGCCACTGCGGCGGTCACCACGAACACGCGCCCGGCCCCGAACTTCCCGTGCACCGCTCCCGCCATGGCGCCCCCGCAGAACGCCCCGAGGAACTGGCTCGAGGAGTAGACACCCATGGCCGTTCCCTTGCTGGCGGGGGGCGAGAGCTTGGCCACGAGGGAGGGGAGGGAAGCCTCGAGGAAGTTGAAGGCGGTGAAGAAGGCGAGCAGCCAGAAGGCGATGCCGGCGCTGGAGTGGTGCCAGCGCGAAAGCCCCAGCTCGGCGGCGGCCATGACGAGCACGGCGCCGGCGAGGATCGGCTTCATCAACCGGCGCTTCTCCGCCACGACGATGAACGGCACCATCAGCAGGAACGCGAGGCCCATCACCGGCAGGTAGAGGGCCCAGTGCCATTCTTTCGGCAGCCCGGCTTCGTCGCGGAGAAGTCCGGGCACCACCACGAAGGTGGCGGTGAGGATCAGGTGCAGCGAGAAGATGCCGGCGTCGACCCGCAGCAGGTCGAGGTTGCGGAGGACCTCCCCGAGCTGTCCCGGTGTCGCCTCGGCATCGGCGTGATGCACGGTCCGAACGGGGGTCGGCACGACCGTGTGGAGGATGACGATCGCCGCCAGTGCGAGGGCGGCGGTGAGCCAGAAGATCCCCGGGACGCCGATCCAGTGGTCGAGCGCGGGCCCGGCGACCATCGCCACCGCGAACGAGATCCCGATGCTCAGCCCGATCGCCGCCATCGCTTTCAGGCGCTGTTCCTCGCGGGTGAGGTCGGCCACGAGCGCCATCAGCGCGGCGGCGATGGCTCCCGCCCCCTGGAGGGCGCGGCCTGCGATCACGCCGTCGATCGAGGTGGAGACGGCGGCGAGCGCGGAGCCGAGGGCGAAGAGCAGCAGCCCGGCGGTGATCACCCGCTTCCGGCCCAGCCGGTCGGAGAGCCAGCCGTAGGGGATCTGGAGGAGCGCCTGGGTCAGTCCGTAGGCCCCGATCGCCAGCCCCACCTTGAACGGTGTCACGCCGCGCAGCTTCTCCGCATAGAGCGCGAAGACGGGCAGGATCATGAACAGCCCGAGCATGCGGGCGGCGTAGATCCCGGCGAGGGCCCCGGTGGCCCTCCGCTCGCTCGCGATCATGCCTCGGCTCATGGGACGCCTCCCCGCGCCGCCGTGGGGCGAACAGACGTTGAAAGGACGTGACCATAGCACCGGTGCGGATCCGCGGCACGGTGGCGGAGGGTGCGCAGCGGTTCGATTCGGGGTACAAGGGGGCCGCCGGGGCGGCCGTCCCGGTCGAGACAGGCGGCAGGGCGCGCTCCGGCGGGCCTTCACCGCGCGGAGAGACCAGAAGATGATCAAGGAAGGCTCGAAAGTCACGCTCCACTACACGCTGAGGGTCGGCGACCAGGTGATCGAATCGTCGAAGGGCCGCCGGCCGTTGACCTACGTCCAGGGTAAGGGCGAGTTGATTCCCGGACTCGAACAGGAACTCGCCGGGATGGAGGCGGGCGAAACGAGGACGATCCACGTGCCCGCCGACCGCGGGTACGGCCCGGTTCATCCCGAAGCGGTCCAGAAGTTCCCGCGCGCGGCGTTCCAGGATCCGGACGCGATCGAGCTCGGCGACGTCGTTTCCGGGGAGCTGTCGGGGCACCCGTTCCAGGCGACGGTGACCGCCATCAGCGAGGACGAGATCACCCTCGACCTGAACCACCCGCTCGCGGGAAAGGATCTCGATTTCGACGTCGAAATCGTCTCCGTGGAGTGAGCTGCGGCACCTCCCTCAGCCGGCCGGCAGCGGTCGCGTCCGGCTGACGGGAGGAATGTCCACCGTCAGCGGAAACGGGGCATCGGCGTCGATCCCCATCTCCCCGATGGCGCGCGCCACCAGACCGGGGTCGATGGCGCCCTCCTCGGCGAGGGCGGCGAGCACCGCCACGACCACGTGGGCGGCATCGACCTCGAAAAACCGCCGCAGCGCTTCCCGGGTGTCGGACCGACCGAACCCGTCCGTGCCGAGCACCGTGAAGCGCCCCGGCACCCAGCGCGCGATCTGGTCGGGGACCGCCCGCACGTAGTCCGACACCGCCACGGTCGGGCCTTCTCCGTTCGCGAGCACGCTGGTGACGAACGGGCGCCGCCGCTCCGCCGTCGGGTGGAGTCGATTCCACCGTTCCACCTCGAGCGCCTCGCGCCGGAGGAGCGTGTAGCTGGTCGCGCTGAAGACGTCGGCTGCGACGTCGTAGCGCTCGGCGAGGATCCGCTGCGCCTCCAGCGCCTGGAGCAGGAGAGGCCCGGAACCGAGCAACCGTGCCCGGTGCCGCCGCGGCTCCGGGAACGGGCGATAGAGGTAGAGGCCGCGCAGGATCCCTTCCCGGCATCCCTCCGGCATCGGGGGCTGCACGTACGCCTCGTTGTAGAGGGTGACGTAGTAGAAGACGTCCTCGCCGCGGTCCACCATCCGCTCGAGACCGTCCTCGATGATGACGGCCAGCTCGTAGGCGAACGCCGGGTCGTACGGCAGGCAGGCGGGCACGGCGGAGGCCAGGAGGTGGCTGTGACCGTCCTGGTGCTGCAGCCCCTCGCCGTTGAGAGTGGTCCGCCCGGCAGTCGCTCCCAGGAGGAAGCCGCGGCCGCGCTGGTCGGCGAACGCCCAGATCAGGTCTCCGACGCGCTGGAATCCGAACATCGAGTAGAAGATGAAGAAGGGGACCATCGGCTGGCGGTGCGTGGCGTACGAGGTTCCCGCCGCGGTGCAAGCAGCCATCGCTCCGGCTTCGGTGATGCCCTCCTCGAGGATCTGGCCGTCCTCCGCCTCGCGGTAGCTGATCAGATACTCGGCGTCCACCGGCGTGTAGCGCTGTCCCTTCGGGTTGTAGATCTTGAACTCGGAAAAGAGGGGATCCATGCCGAAGGTCCGGGCCTCGTCGGGGACGATCGGGACGACGCGCTTGCCGAACCTCTCGTCCTTCATCAGGGATCGGAGCAGCCGCGCGAACGCCATCGTCGTCGAGGCCTGCAGCTTTTCACCGCTGCCCCCGAGGAACTCGGCGAACCGCGTCCGGTCCGGGAGATCGACCGGCACCGGGACCACCTTCCGGCGCGGCACCGGCCCGTTGAGCCGGTGCCGCCGCTCGAGCAGGTAGCGGATTTCCTCGCTCGAGTCGTCCGGCTTGTAGTACGGGGCTTCCTTGAGCTGAGCGTCAGAGATCGGCAACTGGAGCCGGTCCCTGAAGACACGCAGCTCCTCTTCGTTCATCTTCTTGATCTGGTGGGTCGCGTTGCGCCCCTCGAACGCCTCTCCGAGCGTCCATCCCTTGATCGTCTTCGCCAGGATCGCGGTCGGCACGCCTTTGGTCTCGGTTGCGACCTTGTAGGCGGCGTAGATCTTGCGGTAGTCGTGACCGCCCCGGCGCAACCGGCGCAGCTCCTCGTCGCTGTAGTCGGCCACGAGTCGTTTGAGCCGTTCGTCGGGGCCGAAGAAGTGCTCCCGGATGTACGCTCCCGATTCGACGGCCAGCCGCTGGTAATCGCCGTCGAGGGTCTCGTTCATCTTCTGAACGAGAAGGCCGTCCACGTCCCGCTTCAAGAGGGCGTCCCACTCCCGGCCCCAGATGACCTTGATGACGTTCCAGCCGGCGCCGCGGAAGACCGCCTCCAGCTCCTGGATGATCTTCCCGTTGCCGCGCACCGGACCGTCGAGCCGCTGGAGGTTGCAGTTGACCACGAACGTCAGGTTGTCCAGGCCCTCCCGCGCGGCCAGCGTCAATGCACCGAGAGCTTCCGGCTCGTCGCACTCGCCGTCGCCGAGGAAGCACCAGACGCGCGAGTGGGAGGTGTCGGCGATGCCCCGGTTGTGGAGGTAGCGGTTGAACCGTGCCTGCTGGATCGCGTTGATCGGGCCCAAGCCCATCGAGACGGTGGGGAACTCCCAGAAGTCCGGCATGAGGCGCGGGTGGGGATAGCTGGACAGGCCCTGGCCGCCGGTCTCGCGCCGGAAATGGTCGAGATGCCGTTCGGTCAGGCGACCTTCGAGGAAGGCCCGCGCGTAGATCCCTGGAGCCGCGTGTCCCTGGATGAAGATCTGGTCCCCGGGGTCGCCGCCGCGCTTGCCCCGGAAGAAGTGGTTGAAGCCGACCTCGTACAGGCTTGCGGCCGAGGCGTAGGTGGAGAGGTGTCCCCCGAGCCCTTCGTAGCGCCTGTTGGCCCGGGTCACCATCACCGCCGCGTTCCAGCGGATGAGCCGGCGGATGCGGCGCTCCAGCTCCTCGTCGCCGGGGAAGGGGGGCTCCTGCTCCGGGCTGATGGTGTTGATGTAGCGGGTCTGCGTCGTCGGCGGGAGGCCGAGGTGCAGCATGCGTGCCCGCTTCAGCACCTTGTACAGGAGGAACTCCGCCCGCTGTTTGCCCGCCCGCTGGACGACTTCGTCGAGCGAGGCGATCCACTCCTGGGTTTCCTGCGGATCGCGGTCGGGAAGCTGCTGCTTGAATTCTTCGAAGATCATCGTCCAGGGTCCTCTCGGCGTACCGAGCCGCATCGGCTCCGCGGGTCCGGGCGATTGTGAAGGCCGGCGCGCGGGGCATCAAGGCGGGCCGTCCGGTTTGCCCCGGGGCCGCGCCCCCCTTAGGCTCGGGGCCCTCCCGGAGGGGCCGATGCAAAGGGGATTTCCGCTCGCCGGAAAGAGAGCTCTCGCCTGCGGGGCCAGCCGGGGCATCGGCCGGGCGTGCGCCCTCGAGTTCGCGCGCCTCGGTGCCGGCGTGCTCGCCGTGGCCCGCGACCGGGAGCTCCTCGGGAGCCTGGTGGCGGAGATGGAGGCGGTGTCGGCGGCCGCCGGCATCCGCGCGCGGCACGGCGCGCTCCCCGTCGACATGCGCGACCTGGAAGCGCTCGAGGCGGCGGTTCGCGAGCAGCTCGAATCCGGTCCGATTCACGTCCTCCTCCACAACACGGGAGGACCGGCCCCGGGGGCGCTGGCCGAAGCCGGGGAGGAGGAGCTTCTCGACGGCCTGCGGCTGCACCTGCTCTCGGCCCACCGGCTCGCGCGGCTCCTCGTTCCGGGGATGCGGGCCGCGCGCTTCGGCCGCATCGTCAACATCGTCTCGACGTCGGTGCGCGAGCCGATTCCCGGGCTCGGGGTGTCGAACACGGTGAGGGGCGCCATGGCGAGCTGGGCGAAGACGCTCTCGGCCGAACTCGCGCCCCACGGGATCACCGTCAACAACGTGCTGCCGGGCGCGACGCGGACGGAGCGGCTGCGCCGGATCATCGAGGTCCGGGCGCGGCGGCGCGGCGTGTCCCCCGCCACGGTCGAGGAGGAGATGAAGGCGGAGATTCCGGCCGGGAGGTTCGCCGAACCCGCCGAGATCGCGGCGGCCGCCGGTTTCCTGGCGTCCCCGGCCGCCGGCTACATCACCGGCGTGAGCCTCGCGGTGGACGGGGGACGGACGCGGTCGATCTGAGGTCCGCGGTTCAGCAGCGATACAGAACGGCTCCCCAGTTGAGGCCGCTCCCGAGACCCACGAAGCAGACCAGATCTCCCGGCTTCGCCAACCCCGCCTGCCGGGCTTCATGAAAGGCCATCGGGATCGTCGCCGCCGTGGTGTTGCCGTAGCGCTGGATGTTGTTGAAGACCTTCTCGTCCGGAAGCCCCAGTCGCCGCTGGACCGCTTCGTTGATCCGGAGGTTCGCCTGGTGCATGACGACCAGGTCGAGATCGGCGGTGGTCATGCCGTTCCGGGCCAGGATCTCCTCGACGATCTGCGGCATCAGCGTAACGGCGATCTTGTACACCTCCCGGCCCTCGACGATGGGGACGATCGCGCCGGTGCGCTCCATGTCGGCGGAGAAATAGGGGCGGAAGGCGCTGCCGCCGGCGGGGGTGTGGAGCTTCTCCGCCAGCTCCCCTCGCGTGTACACGAGCACGTCGATCAGCCCGCGGTCGTCCTTCTCCCCGCGCGGCTCGCCCGCGAGAACGAACGCCCCCGCGCCGTCCCCGAAGAGCACCGTCCGGTCGCGGAAGCGGGTGTTCCACTCGTACTCCTCCGCGGGCACCTCGCGGTCGGCGCCGTCGATCAGCACGTCCCAGCACTTCCACGGCATGAAACCCCCGTGAACCTCGGCCCCCACGAGGAGGACGTTGCGCCGCTGTCCCGAGCGGATCAGCGCGTCGGCGAGCTGCAGTCCGTAGATGAACCCGGCGCACTGCTGCCGGATGTCCAGGCACGGGACGTCCCGCAGACCGAGCTTGCGCTGGAAGTAGGGGGCGGAGCCGGGAAAGTAGTAGTCCGGCGTCATCGTGGCGAAGACCACGTAGTCCACGGCGTCGGGCTCCAGCCCGGCATCGTCAAGGGCGGCCCGGGCCGCGGGCACCGCCAGATCGCTCGTCGCCGTTCCGGGGGGAGCGAAGTGCCTGGTGACGATGCCGGTTCGCTGGACGATCCACTCGTGGGAGGTGTCCATCACGCGCGCCATCCGGTGGTTGTCGACGGGATGGGGCGGAACGTACATGCCGGTGCCGCGTATGACCGTGCGCATGGCGATCGTCCTCCGGGGCGCCACCGTACAACGGGGTGCACCCGGGCCGCTAGAATCGGAACGCCGGCGGTGAGCCGTTCCGCTGCACGCCCCGCGCCGGCCGGCGGCCCGGGCGGGCCGCTCCCCCTGGAGGTCGAGCACGATGGCGTCTTCCCGCCGGTTCCCGCGCCACATCGCCTTGCCCCAGGACCATGGATCCTGGGCTTTCCTGCTGACGCCGCTCGTGCTCGGCGCCGTCGCCGGGGGGCGCCTCCGGGTGCCCTCGATCTACCTCGCCGTCGCGGCGCTCGCCGGCTTCCTGCTGCGCCAGCCGCTCGCCGTCCTGGTGAAGGTGGCCAGCGGCCGGCGGCCTGGCCGCGAGCGGGGCCCGGCGCTGCGATTCGCGGCGGTCTACGCGGCGATCGCGGCGCTGCACGTGACCGGGCTGGTGCTGCGCGGCTACGGCTACGTCCTGTGGCTGGCGCTCCCCGCGGCCCCGGTCGCGGCCTGGCACTTCGCCCTGGTTGCCCGGAGGGCGGAGCGGCGGCAGCCGCTCGTCGAGGTGCTCGCGGCCGGGGCCCTGGCGCTGGCCGCGCCCGGGGCGATGTGGGTCGGCCGCGGCGCGCCCGATCCGGCCGGATGGGCGCTCTGGGGACTCCTTTGGGCCCAGGCCGCCGCCTCGATCCTGCTGGTCCACGTTTTCCTGAGGTGGCGCGACCGGGGCGGGGCCGTCCCGGCGGCGGGGGAGCGCTGGATCTCCGGCGGGCCGGCGCTCGCTCTTTCGGCGGTCGCCCTCGGCGCGGCGCTACTCCTGGGAGGGGCAGGGATCGTGCCGCGCGGGATCGCCGCCGCCCACGGGGTCGATCTCGCCTTCGTGGCCGCCGGCCTCGTGCGGCCGCCGCGCCCGCTGAAGCCCCGGCGGATCGGCTGGCGGCAGGCGGCGGCGACGGCGACCTTCGCGGCGGCCTTCGCGGCGGGGTGGCTGGCCGGGTGAGTCGGGCGGCCCGCCCTCCGCTCCGGTCCGAAGGGGCGAGCTCCCCGCTCGAGCCGGATGCCCGGCGGAGCGCTTCCGGATCTCGGCCGTGGCGGGACCGGCCGGCCCGAGGAGCGCCCGGGCGCTGATCGCCCGAGCCGAGCGCTCCCCGGACGGTCGCGCCCGGTCGGCAACGCCGGGGCGACTTCGGGAGCGGCGCCGCGACGAAAAATGATCCCGGTGAATTACTGACTCATTAGTTATTCCTGGCTAGAATGACGCCTGACTCACACGGCCGGGCCGGAATCCGGCCCGCCGGGTTGGAGAAGGAGGGTCCGGTGATGCGTCATCGATCGAGCTGCCTCGCCGCGGCCGCGTTCGTCCTGCTCGCGGCCGCTCCGGCTGCGCTCGCGAGGGGCGGCTGGACGAATCCCCCGTACGACTGCTCCCGCTGCCATGTCGGTCCGTCGGAGATGCTGGCCGAGCTGAAGTTCGAGCTGAAGCATCCGGCGGTCGCCTCCCAGGAGGACTTCGCCGCCGTCCGCTCCCTGCAGCGGGCGTTCGCCGACCGTTACGGCGACGCCGCGTTCGTGCATCCTCCCGCGGGGATCGCCTGTAGTGCCTGCCACGCGAAGGGTCCGCTCGCCTTCCACCGCTTCTCGATCGACGAGTCCGACGTGGCCGCGAGCTGCGCCAGGTGCCACGGTCTCGAAAAACTGCAGAAGGTGAAATACGAGGTGAAAGCGCGCACCGGGTTCGACCGGAGCGATCCCGACGCGATGGAGCGGGCCTCGGGCCGGATCGCCGCGCTGCCCGATTTCGACCGCACGGCCGACTATCCGCCGGCGGAGGAGATCAAGCTCGGTGCCGAGGTGCGCTCGCAGATCGGTCCCTGCACGCTGCCGCCGGAAGCGAGTCTGATGCCGGCGCAGGCGCTCGCGTACGAGCGCATCGCGAAGGCCCACCTCGTGCCGGGAGCCGATCACACGGAAGGGGCGGTCAAGTTCGAGGGCAAGTCGAAGAGCGACTCGTTCGATTGGAGCGCCTGCGATGCCTTCTTCGCCGACCTCGACCGGAAGGTTCTGGACGTGCTGCCGTGGGTTCGGGTGGACACCAGGATGGAGCCGCGCAAGCGGCGCAAGGAGTACAAGCTGCCCGACTGCCCGGCCGAGGACGTCCTGACGCTGGCGCAAACGGTGGAGCCGGAGGTGCTGACCGATCTTCCGGACGAGGAGTTCAAGAACGAGTACAAGGTCCGGAGTCAGGCCGATCCGCGTCTCGTCGACGAGGGGGCCCGCTTCTTCACCTGGAAAGGCTCGCAGTACCGGGACTCGCTTCTCAAGGCCAAGTTCGAGGTCAAGTGGAAGCCTCTCCGCCCGGTCGAGTTCGAGCACAAGGTGGAGCTGGCTGCCGCATCCCCCTGACGCCGAGCGCTGCCCCGGCCGGCTCGACCCCCGGCCGGCCGGGGCCGGCGCGGCGTCCCGCTTCTTGACCGCCTCCGACGCCGGCCCGAAGTTATCGCCGGGGCCGGGCTTTTCCGGAACGCCCCTCGCCTGCCGGGCGCCGGCGGGGCGGACGGTGGGATCCGGCCGAGCGGAGCGGACCGTGGCGACGACGACCGGCGCCGTCCCATCCTCGATCACCAAGCCCAGACACGAGGTCCTGGCTCCCTTCCACGCGCAGCTCGCCGCGCTCCTCCAGCAGCACGGCAACCGTACCGGGCCGCTCGAGATCCAGGTCCGCAAGCGCCAGATGACCCTCACGCCGTGGCAGAAGGGCGCGCTGGCCGCCGCCCTCGCGGGCGGCCGGCCGCCGGCGAGCGGCCTGGCGCGGATCGTGGCGGACGGAATCGCCCTCCAGGCGAAGGCGCTGAGCGACCTCGACCGGTTCGAGCGCTCGCCGCTGCCCACCGCCGAAGAGCGGGACCGGCAGCTCGCCGAGCTGCTCTACGACGCCGCCCTCGGGCTGGCACTCAATGCGGAGATCCGCCGGGCGGTGGAGGCCCTGCGGAAGGAAGGCCGGAGCGGCCTCGCCGGGAACCTCACCCGGATCGCCGGGTCGGTGGCGGCGCTCATCAAGCAGATCGAACCGCACCTGGGGGCGGAGGCGACCCAGGTCGCCCGCCGGCTGGCGGCGGAACTCGAGATCGACCACCCCGCCGGGATCGACGGCGACCTGGCGATCCCTGCCGCCGCGGGGCCCGCCTCCGTCCCGGGCGGAGCGGCCCCGCGCCGCGTGGCGGGTGCGGGCCGGGCCGCCCGATCGTTCGCGGTCCGCCAGATCGCGGTCGCGTTCGCGGCGGTGGCCGGGGTGGCGGCCGTCGCGGTGGGCGCCTTCGTGTTCCTCTCGGGCCCGCCCGACGTCCCTCTCGATCGTGCGGCCCGAATGCCGGGGGTGCTCTCGCTCGCGGGCGACCCGCCGGCGGCCGTAGTGACCCTCGATCCCTCCCGTTGGGATCAGCTGAGCGACGCCAAGCGGACCGGTCTCGTCTTCGGCATCGCGAGCGTTCTCAAGCGGAACGGGTACCGCGAGATCGAATTCCGCCTTCCGGACGGCGGGACCGTCGCGCGGTGGGAAAGCGGCCGGCCCGTGGAGCTGGCCAGCGCCCGCGATTGACGCCGCGGAGGAAGCGCCGCCTCCGGCGCCGGTCCGATCCCGATTCCCTCCCGCCTCCGCCTTTCCGTGGCCACCACCGGCGGCCGCGCAGCGCGATCGGCCCCGGCTGCCGTCATCACCGCCCCGGCCGGAGCACCAGCATCCGGATCCGCGCGCGCGCCATCTCGCGGGCGATCTCCTCCTGCCCGGCGAGGAGGCGCTCCCGGGTGTAGTCGAGCCGGACAGGCTGGGACCAGCTCTCCGTCGCTTCCCGCCAGACGCGGTAGGCGAAGACGCCGTCCCCGTCGACCCAGTCGACCCACAGGCGGCCGCGGCTCGCATGGATGCGCACGCCGCGGTCCAGGTCCGGGAGAGCGGGATCGAGCCCGGTCGGCCCGAGCCGCTGCCGCGTCCACACGAACGGCGATTCCCGGCGCGCGACGAAGATTCCCTCGGCCGCTCCCGGTGCCGTGGCGGGATCCTTCTGGTACGCCACCCACACCCACCCCATGCCGTCGACGGCGACATCGGCCAACCTTCCGGTGTCGGGAGCTTCCGTCACCGGTTCCGGCTCGGTGCCCACCGTGCCCGACAGCGCCGGGGGCTGCCGGTACCACACGCGCTGTTCGCCCCACTCGTCGCGATGCCAGACGACGTGGCGCGTCCCGTCGGGGCCGAGGGCGATGCGCGGCCGCAGATCGTCCAGGGTGTCGTCGGTGACCCGCTCCGGCGGCGTCCAGGCGGTGCCGTCCCACCACGACAGGACGATCTCCCGGTCGGCACCGTCGGAGCGGCTCCAGACGGCGTGCGGAGCGGCGTTCTGCGGGGCGAGCGCCACGCCGGGCGGGCCGTCGCCCACCGCATCGCCGTCGGGGTTCAGCAGCAGCCGGGGATCGGCGTGGAGCCGGACGCGGCCCCAGGTGGGCCATGGAGTCGGGTTGTCGCCGCCTCCCGACAGGAGGACGAACGCCTGGCCGTCCGCTCCCGGGCGGTCGACCGCCACCTCGGCGAGCGCCCGCCCGGCCGGAAGGAGCCCCGCCGCGACGGCGAGGAGCAGGAACGTTCTTGTGGCGGCCGGTCTGACTTTCATGTCTTGCATCCGTTGGCGAGCACCGCCTCGGCGGCGAACCGGCGGGCCTCGGGAAGGTCGGGGTCGATTCGCCGCAGCAGGCGCGTCAGGACCCGCCGCGAACGCTGCTCCTCGCGGCGGTCGCCGGCGCTCCGCGCCGCCTCCCAGCGTCCGAACCACGCGAGGAACAACTCGTGCACGAGCTTCAGCCGGCGCGCGATGGCGGCGGCGCGCTCGAACTGGAAGCGGGCATCTTCGTAGCGGCCCCGGGCGGCATCGATCCGCCCGAGAACCCGCAGCGCGTACAGCTCGACCTCGGCATACCGGCCTCGGCGCGCGCGCTCGTGCCCCCGGTGGACCAACGCGACGCCCCGGGCCTCGTTGCCGAGCAGGAACAGGTTGTGTCCGGCGGTCACCTCGACCTTCGCCTGCTGGAGGCGGGCCCCCAGGCGGCGGTAGAGGGCGATCGCTTGCTCGAACAGCGGCCGCGCCCGCGCCCACTGATCGCGGCGATAGTGAAGGTTCGCCAGGACGGCCAGGGCGAAGGCCCGCGCCGCCGGTGCCGCGCCGGGAAGGAGCTCCTCCGCGTGCCGGGCGAACAGGTCGGCTTTGTAATGGTCGTTCTGCATGTAGCCGATGCTGATGTGGAGGGCGACCGCGCGGAGGCGGTCGTCGGCCGAATCGCCCGCGAGGTTCAGGGCCCGTCCGGCCGCATCCAGAGCGAGCTGGTAGCAGCGCAGCCGGTGCAGGCAGTCCGCCACGTGCAACAACGCCCGCGAGCGCCGGATCTCGCGCTCTCGCACCGGGCCTCCGTCGAGAAGCGCCCGGTCGTGAGCCGCCTCGAAGGCCGCGAGCGCCTCGTGGAAACGGCCCCGCGCCCCGAGGCGGTTCCCGCGGCGCATGAGCTCGTCGTAGCCGGCCCCTGAGAGATCGATGCAGCGCGCGCGCCAGGCCGAACGGGCCGTCTCCTCGATGGCGGAGAGCGGAAGGGCGAGCGCAGCGCACATGGCGGCGACCGTCTCGAGCGGCTGCGGAGACCGCCCCGTCTCGATCCGGTGGATCGTGCTGCGCGAGACCTTGACGCCGCGGGCATCGAGCCGCCGCGCGAGGTCGTCGAGCGTCAGCCCGAGCGCGGTTCGGGTGCGCCGCAGCCGCTCCCCGACAGCGCGCCGGACCTCGGAATCCCCACTCTCCAAGCGTGCCCCACGCGCCCGTGGACCCGCTGCACTCCTTATACGACGGTCTGCCGCCGTTCCACCAGGGGGGCCGTCCGATCGCGTTGCAGATCTGAAACGCCCGGGAGCTGCTGGATCCCCGCGGCGGAACGCGCTCGGGGCGCGAGTCCCGCCCGCCGGCGGCGATGCCGGCGTACGCTGCCGGCGAGGGCAGGGCGCGGCATCCGGCCAGGCCCCGCCGGGCCGGGGAGGGAGGTCGCGATGAGGCGTCCCGTCCGATCGCGTGCGATCGCGGCGCCGCTCCTGCTCGTGGCACTCGCGAGCGGACCGGCGGCCGCCGCCGTCTTCGAGGTGACCGATCCCAGCGACGACATCCCCGCTCCCTACGGGACGCTCCGCTGGGCGATCGAGGAGTCGAACGTCAACGGAGAGCCGGACGAGATCGTCATCGACCCGATCGCGGGAAGCACCGTCCATCTGGTCGCGCCGCTCCCCGACCTGGCCGAGGGGTGGGTGACGATCGGCCGCCCCCCTCAGAGTTCGGCACCGTGGCCCGTCCACACCCGGCGGGGTGTGGTGAGGGTCCACGGGGACGGGATCATCGCGACGGCCCTCGCCGTGCGCTCCCCGGGAAACCGGATCAACGGCCTCCAGTTCGCCGGTTTCTCCGGTCCCGAGGTCGTCCTCGTCGAGACCTGGCCGGGCGGCGCCAACATCTTCGACGACTGCCTGTTCGGCGGCGACGGCCCGGACGAGAGCAA
Coding sequences within:
- a CDS encoding helix-turn-helix domain-containing protein, whose translation is MDGASRDRVDDDLVRLSVDVRLLDRPAERPVGSGDVVAGIGHLEDGGGRRSARECHEQERRRDRTRSDGTPHRDLPPRPGGAWPDAAPCPRRQRTPASPPAGGTRAPSAFRRGDPAAPGRFRSATRSDGPPGGTAADRRIRSAAGPRARGARLESGDSEVRRAVGERLRRTRTALGLTLDDLARRLDARGVKVSRSTIHRIETGRSPQPLETVAAMCAALALPLSAIEETARSAWRARCIDLSGAGYDELMRRGNRLGARGRFHEALAAFEAAHDRALLDGGPVREREIRRSRALLHVADCLHRLRCYQLALDAAGRALNLAGDSADDRLRAVALHISIGYMQNDHYKADLFARHAEELLPGAAPAARAFALAVLANLHYRRDQWARARPLFEQAIALYRRLGARLQQAKVEVTAGHNLFLLGNEARGVALVHRGHERARRGRYAEVELYALRVLGRIDAARGRYEDARFQFERAAAIARRLKLVHELFLAWFGRWEAARSAGDRREEQRSRRVLTRLLRRIDPDLPEARRFAAEAVLANGCKT